The proteins below come from a single Malus domestica chromosome 03, GDT2T_hap1 genomic window:
- the LOC103430822 gene encoding uncharacterized protein At4g28440-like, translating to MSTTTKTAPSQKPQQSNAKPGLRKPVFTKVELLKPETGGHTLVAKVLSSNPVLQKGRSVSQHLRQTRISECLIGDETGTILFTARNDQVDLMKPGATVIVRNARIDMFKGSMRLAVDKWGRIEVTEPANFVVKEDNNLSLVEYELVNVQEDAGAPLGS from the exons ATGTCGACGACCACCAAAACGGCACCGTCTCAGAAACCCCAGCAGAGCAATGCCAAGCCTGGTCTCAGAAAGCCCGTGTTCACCAAGGTCGAGCTGCTCAAGCCGGAGACCGGTGGCCACACGCTCGTCGCCAAGGTTCTGAGCTCCAACCCCGTGCTGCAGAAGGGCCGATCGGTGTCGCAGCACCTTCGCCAGACCCGAATCTCCGAGTGCTTGATTGGGGACGAGACCGGGACCATTCTCTTCACTGCCAGGAACGATCAAG TTGACTTGATGAAGCCTGGTGCAACTGTAATTGTCCGCAATGCAAGGATTGACATGTTCAAGGGGTCGATGAGGCTAGCAGTTGATAAATGGGGGCGTATTGAGGTCACTGAACCTGCAAACTTTGTAGTCAAGGAGGATAACAATCTCTCTTTAGTGGAATATGAGCTGGTGAATGTTCAGGAGGATGCAGGGGCACCGCTTGGCAGCTAG